In the Sarcophilus harrisii chromosome 3, mSarHar1.11, whole genome shotgun sequence genome, one interval contains:
- the LOC100933477 gene encoding sulfotransferase 1C4, which yields MTLKEMKSLNLKRNERMDVDYIKGILQPTPTCAIWDKIWNFQAKSDDLLISTYPKAGTTWTQEIVDMIQNDGNIEKCKRAPTHLRFPFIEWRISSKDCGLDQANAMPSPRTLKTHLPIQLLPPSFLEKGCKIIYVARNAKDNLVSYYHFQKMNAALPDPGTWKEYFEDFLDGKVCWGSWYDHVKGWWDAKDKYPILYLFYEDMKKHPKCEIRKIMEFMGKNLDEDVLDKIMHHTSFDIMKKNPMANYTTISEEIMDQSVSPFMRKGAVGDWKNHFTVAQNERFDEDYKKKMMNTSLTFCSNL from the exons ATGactttaaaagaaatgaagtcaTTGAACCTAAAAAGAAACGAACGAATGGACGTTGATTACATAAAGGGAATTCTTCAACCTACACCCACTTGTGCCATCTGGGATAAAATCTGGAACTTTCAAGCCAAGTCAGATGATCTTCTTATTTCTACCTATCCCAAAGCAG GGACAACTTGGACCCAGGAGATAGTAGATATGATACAAAATGATGGCAATATAGAGAAATGTAAAAGAGCTCCTACTCATCTCCGGTTTCCTTTTATTGAATGGAGAATTTCATCAAAAGACTGTG GATTGGATCAAGCTAATGCAATGCCATCACCACGCACACTGAAAACTCACCTTCCCATCCAACTATTGCCACCATCGTTCTTGGAGAAGGGCTGTAAG ATAATCTATGTCGCAAGAAATGCCAAGGACAACTTGGTATCATATTATCATTTCCAAAAGATGAATGCAGCACTTCCTGATCCAGGAACCTGGAAGGAATATTTTGAAGATTTCCTAGATGGAAAAG TGTGCTGGGGTTCCTGGTATGATCATGTGAAAGGATGGTGGGATGCAAAAGACAAATATCCCATTCTCTACCTCTTTTATGAGGACATGAAGAAG CACCCAAAGtgtgaaattagaaaaataatggaaTTCATGGGAAAAAACCTAGATGAAGATGTTCTAGATAAAATCATGCATCATACTTCTTTTGACATAATGAAAAAGAATCCAATGGCAAACTATACAACAATTTCTGAGGAAATTATGGACCAATCTGTTTCCCCATTTATGAGAAAAG GGGCTGTAGGAGACTGGAAGAATCACTTCACAGTGGCCCAGAATGAGAGATTTGATGAAgactacaagaaaaaaatgatgaataccAGTCTGACTTTCTGCTCTAATCTCTAA